Sequence from the Cetobacterium ceti genome:
AGCCTCACGAATATTTATACTTGCGTTTAGGTCTCTGTCTATCTCTGAGTTACATTCATCACATTTATAGACTCTTTCAGATAGTGCTAGTTCAGTTTTTACTGAACCACAAAATGAACAAGTTTTTGATGATGGAAACCATTTATCAATTTTAATTACTTGTTTACCTAAAAATATTGATTTGTATTGAAGCATAGTTGTGAACATTCCCCAACCATTATCAGCAACAGATTTACCAAAGTTTAACCCTTGACTTATACCTTTCATATTAAGGTCTTCAAGTATTATCGCGTTATACTTAGTTACAAGTTCATGGGATAGCTTATGTAAAAAATCTTTTCTACTGTTTTT
This genomic interval carries:
- a CDS encoding RNA-guided endonuclease InsQ/TnpB family protein, which translates into the protein KNSRKDFLHKLSHELVTKYNAIILEDLNMKGISQGLNFGKSVADNGWGMFTTMLQYKSIFLGKQVIKIDKWFPSSKTCSFCGSVKTELALSERVYKCDECNSEIDRDLNASINIREAGRNLLAY